DNA from Agathobaculum sp. NTUH-O15-33:
TAAAGGGCTTTATATTACCTGCGGCGGCGTGTCAGAGGTTGGCCGCGCCTTGCAGGAAAGTGGGCGGCACCGCACGGTACACGCGGTATCCTATGAGGATTACCCGCTGATATTGGAGCTGATGCGGCAGGATGTGATCGACTGTACCCTCGCGAGCGAGTTGGAGCGGCAGGGAGAGCTGCCGGTGCAGCTGCTGATGAACGATCTGGTATTTGGCCAGAAACCCGCACAGGATAAAATATTTACCGATGTAAAGATATTAGTAAAGGAAAGTCTTTTCTAAAAAAATATTTGCAGCCGCGCTGCAAATATTTTTTACCGGATTGCGAGTACGTACTCGCAATCCGGTAAAGAACCTTACAATGTGCGATTACGGTCGGTATTTTTTTAAACATGTTTACGAGTACGTACTCGTAAACGAGAGAGGAGGCTACATAGCATTACATACGGCAGCAAATTTTTTTAGAAGATTACGAGTACGTACTCGTAATGGCGCGAAGAAGAAAGAGGAGGGAGAAGGCACATGGCCAATTCGGAATTTGTTCTGGAAATGCGAAATATCGTCAAGGTATTTCCCGGTGTCCGGGCGCTGGACGGCGTTAACCTAAAGGTAAGGCCGGGCAAGGTACATGTCATCTGCGGCGAGAACGGCGCGGGTAAGTCAACACTCATGAAAACCATAAACGGCACCTATGTGGCCGACGAAGGCGAAATGTTCTTTAAGGGTCAGCAAATCGGCAAGCACTCGGTCGAGGATACCATTAAAATGGGCATCGCGATGATCTATCAGGAGCTCAACCCCGTGATGGATATGACAATCGCGGAAAACGTCTATCTGGGCCGCGAGCCGATGAAGGGCATGTTCGTGAATTTCGGCAAGCTGTACAGCGATACCCAAGCGCTGCTCGATCAGCTTGAGATTCCCTACAACGCCCATCAGAAAATGCGGGAATTATCGATCGCCGGGCATCAGCTGGTCGAGATTGCCAAGGCGATCTCGATGAACGCGCAGGTCATCATTATGGACGAACCGTCGTCCGCCATCGCGGACGCCGAGATCGAGGTTTTATTTAAGCAAATATTCAAGCTGCGCGAGCAAGGCGTTGCGATTTTATACATCACCCATAAGATGGACGAAATTTTCCGTATCGCGGACGAGATCACCATTATCCGCGACGGCAAATGGATCGAATCCGGCCCGGCGAGCGATTACGACGCGGGCAAGCTCGTATCCCGCATGGTGGGCCGCGAGATCACCAACGTTTTCCCCAAGGAAACCGACATACCGATCGGCGAGGTCGTGCTTGAGGTGAAGAACCTGACGCAGGAAAAGCCGGACGGCGGGCGCTTTGAAAACATCAGCTTTACCCTGCGCAAGGGCGAGATTCTGGGCTTTTCCGGTCTGGTCGGCGCGGGCCGCAGCGAATTGATGCGCGCGATCTTCGGGCTGGACCGCTATACCAGCGGCGAGGTGTACTTAAACGGACAGCAGGTGCATATCCACCACACGGCGGACGCTGTAAAGGCGGGCATCGCCATGATCAACGAGGACCGCAAGGGCTACGGCCTTGTGCTGGGCCGCAGCATCCACGACAATGTGTCGCTCGTCAATCTGGATAAATTCACGCACGGCGGCCTTGTCAACGATCAGGAAATCGATAAAGACACCGAGGAAATGGTAAAGCTGCTGCAAATCAAGGTGGCGAACCAGAACGTGGCGGCGGGCACGCTTTCGGGCGGCAACCAGCAAAAGGTCGTCTTAGCCAAGTGGCTGATCGGCGACGTGAAGGTGATGATCCTCGACGAGCCGACGCGCGGTATCGACGTGGGCGCGAAAAGCGAAATACACAAGCTGATGTGCAAGTTCGCGCGGCAGGGCATGGCGATCATTATGATCTCCTCCGAGCTGCCCGAAATCCTCGGCATGTCGGACCGCGTGGTCGTCATGCAGGAGGGCAGGATGAACGGCATTCTGGACCGCGCGCAGGCAACACAGGAAAGCATTATGACACTGGCTACAAAGGGGAGAGGTTGACAATGGAAAAGACGAAAAAAGAATTTAACTTCGGTAAGTTTTACGGTAAATACGGCACGTTCCTGCTGTTGGTCGTCATTTTTGTGGCCGCCAGCCTGTTTGTGCCGGACTTCTTCGGCAAGGATAACCTGACCAACATCCTGCGTCAAATCGCGGTGGTGACCATTCTCGGCTTCGGCGTGGAGTTCGTCATCATCCTCGGCCACATCAACGTCGCGCTCGGTTCGGAGATCGCGCTGATCGGCTGCGTGTCCTGTATGGTCATGGTCGCGACGCAGGGCTCCATGGGCGCGGGCCTCGCGCTGGTTGTTTCCATCGTAGCGGCGCTCATCTTGGGCGCGGTCATCGGCGGCATCAACGGCTTTGTCATCACCAAGTTCGATATTCCCGCGTTCATCATGACGCTGGCCGTCACCACGGTGGCGCGCGGTTCCGCGCTGCTCATCACCGGCGGCAAGCCGGTTTCCGGCATGGACGGTATCTTTAAGTCGATCGGCCAAGGCTATCTGGGCCCAATCCCGATCTCGGTCATTATTCTGGTCGTACTGTTTGTCGTGTGCTGGGTCATCCTCAACAAGACCAAGTTCGGCCGCCATCTGTTCGCGGTGGGCGGCAATATCAACGCGGCGGAAGCGTCCGGTATCAAATCCAAGAACGTGGTGCGCAAGGCGTTTTTGATCGACGGCCTGATGGCGGCGATCGCGGGCGTGCTGTTCATGAGCCGCATGGGCACCGGCCAACCCTCCGCGGGCGTTTCCTACGAATTTGACGCGATCACGGCCTGCGTGGTCGGCGGCACGTCGCTGGCGGGCGGCTCGGGCACGATCACCGGCACGCTGATCGGCGCGATCATCGTCGGCATCATCAACAACGCGCAGAACCTTTTGGGCATCAACGCGTACTGGCAGCAGATCGTCAAGGGCCTGATCATCCTGATCGCGGTCATCGTCGACGTGGTGACCAAGCGCGCGGCGGCCAAGGCCAAGTAAAAGAAGTGAGGCGCGGCAAGGCGCTTTGCAATAAACGAAGAGAAAAATAGGAGGAGAAATAACATGATGAACCTAAAAAGACTGGCCGCGCTCGGCATGGTGAGCGCAATGACACTGGGCATGCTGACCGGCTGCGGAGGCGGCGACAGCAAGGGCGGAGACACGGGCGACACCGGCGCTTCCGGCGCGGGCGACAAGTATGTGGTCGGCTACTGCAACGGCGCGGATTCCGACGTATTCATGGTGGCGCGCAAGGACGCTTTGATCGCCAAGGTCGAAGCCGAGGGCGCGAACATCGATCTGGAATTTGCGGACGCCAATCAGGATTCCACCAAGCAGCTCGGCGACGCCGACACCTTTATCGCCAAGGGCGTCGACCTGCTCGTGCTGGTTCCGAACGACGCGGAAGCGATCGTACCCGCGGTGGAAGCCGCGAACGCCGCGAATATCCCGGTCGTATGTCTCGGCATCAAGGCCGCTTCGGGCGATTACATCTACGTGGGCTCTGAAAACTACGACGCGGGCCACATGCAGGGCGAATATCTGGCCACCACGCTGCCGGAGAACGCCAAGGTACTGTATTTGGCGGGCACAGCCGGTATGCAGCACTCGACCGACCGCCGTCAGGGCTTCCAAGACGCGCTGAAGGAAGCGGGCCGCGACGATGTGGAGATTCTTGCCGATCTGGACGGCAACTACGAAATGGCTAAGGCCATGCAGATCACCGAGGACTGGATTCAGAAGTACCCGCAGTTTGACGCGATCGTGGCCGCGAACGACCAGATGGCGCTGGGCGCAGTTGAAGCGCTCAAGGGCGCGAACCGTCTGGAAGGCGTACAGGTGACCGGCGTGGACGGCCTTGCGGAAGCTTATACGGCCATTCAGGCGGGCGAAATGGTACAGACGATCCTACAGGACGCGCCCGGTCAGGCGGAGGCCGCCTACGGCGTTATGACCAAGCTGATGGCGGGCGAGGACCCGGGCAAGGAAGTGCTGGTTCCGTTCCAGTCCGTCACGGCGGACAACGTGGCCGAGTACGCGGGCTAAACGCGGAAGGGGCGGAACAGACCCGCCCCAACGAATAGGAGGAAGGTATCATGGCGAAAGAACTGAAAATCGGTATCGTCGGCACCGGCGCGATCGGACGCACCCATATTGAACGCATCAACAACAAGCTGTCCGGCGGCAAGGTCGTTGCCTGCGCGGATCAGAACGCGGATTTCTGCAAGTCGGTCGCGGAAAAGTACGGCCTCAAGGCCTTTGAGACCGGCGAGGAAATGATCGCGTCGCCCGAGGTGGAGGCGGTCATCGTCACTACGCTCGACCCGTTCCACGCGGAATATGTGCTCGCGGCGATCGCGGCGGGCAAGCCGGTGTTCTGCGAAAAGCCGCTGGCTCCCGAAGCGGAGACCTGCAAAAAGATCGTAGACGCCGAAATGGCTTCGGGCAAGCATTTGGTGCAGGTAGGCTTTATGCGCCGCTACGACGCGGGCTATAAGCAGCTGAAAGAAGCGATCAGGTCCCGCAAATACGGCGAGCCGCTCATGCTGCACTGCGCGCACCGCAACCCGGGCGTGGATACCAACTACGACACGCCCATGGAAGTGGAAAACTCGATGATCCACGAGATCGACGTGCTGCGCTGGCTGCTCGGCGAGGATTACGCCACCGCCGAGGTCGTGTTCCCGAAAAAGACCCGCAAGGCGCATGAAAACCTACAGGACCCGCAGATCATGATCTTGACGACCAAGTCCGGCGTGCGTATCGATGTGGAGGCGTTTGTCTGCACCGGGCACTGCTACCAGATCAAATGCGAGGTTTGCTGTGAGGACGCGATCCTCAACCTGCCCGAATCCCCGACGATCAACGTCTGCGCGGAGGCGCATGTCGGCCACGATATCGACGCCGATTGGTCGACCCGCTTCGCCGACGCGTATGATACGGAATTTCAGGAGTGGATCAATTCCACCAAGGAAGGCCGCGTGGACGGCCCGACCGCTTGGGACGGCTATGCCGGTCAGGTGGCCGCCGCAGCCGCGTCCAAGGCGCGTGACACGCAAAGCGTTGTGGAGATCGTATACGATCCCATGCCGGCGTTCTATCAATAAGCTCATATCATTTCATTTTCTTCTTTCTTCTTCTCTGGCGGGCGCGGGTGCGCCCGCCAGAAGGCGGTGAGGGCAACTTTTAGATATAAGGAGAGCATTCCATATGAAATTAGCAATTTGCACGGACGTATTCGCGGACCTGTCCTTCACGGACATGCTGGACAAGGTAAAAAGCCTAGGACTAGACGCGGTGGAAATGACCGCGGGCGGCTGGGGGGCGCGCAAGCATATTGACACCGCCGCGCTGCTGGCGGACGAGGGCAAGCGCAAGGACCTGCTGGCCGAGCTGGACAAGCGGGGCATGCGCATTTCCGCGCTGAACACCTCCTGCAACCCGACTTGGCCGAGCGAGACCGGCAAGGAATACGCCAAAAGCATGTACGACTGCGCCGCACTCGCGGGCAAGCTGGGCGTGAAAAAGCTGGTGGCCATGGCGGGCCTGCCCGCGGGCGCGCCCGGCGATACCACGCCCAACTGGATCACCTCGACGGTTTCGTGGCCGGACTTTATGGCCCCGGCCTATGAATACCAGTGGAAGGTGACCATCGAGTTCTGGAAGGAATTTGCGGCGCATTGTGAAAAGTGCGGCGTGGAGCAGATCGCGATCGAGGAGTTCCCGGGCACGATGGTATGGAGCGCTTCGACGCTTTTGAAGCTGCGCGAGGCGGTGGGGCCGATGATCGGCATCAACCTCGACCCGTCGCACATGATGGTGCTGGGCGCGGACCCGATCGCGGCGGCGCGAAAGCTCGCGGGCTGCATCTACCACGTGCACGGCAAGGACGCGCGCATCGAGCGCGGTCTGGCGGATGTGGACGGCATTTTGGAGCCCCGCCCGGTCACCGATTCGGCGGAGCGCGTGTGGAACTATGTGGCCGTCGGCTGCGGCAAGGACCTACAGTGGTGGAAGGAGTTCTTCTCGGTAGTCCACATGATGGGCTACGACGGCGACGTATCCCTCGAAATGGAGGACCTGACCATGTCCACCGAGGCGGGCGTCCTTACCTCCATCGACGCGCTGAAGCAGACCGTCAGCAAATAAGAAATCCTATGATAATGGGGCCGCCGAAGCGCTTCGGCGGCCCTCTTTTTCGCATGAAGGCCAAATGAAAAGATGGAAAAATACGCACATATATACCGATATAAAAATAGTGGTGACGTTCCCATTTTAAAAAAATGATATAAATATGTGAATATTGTTAACAAAGTTCGCGCGGCAAGATTGTGAGAAATATGCATTGCGAAGCAGCGGCAGGCCGCTTATAATAAGGCTATCGAAAGAAGAAAATTTGGCTTGCGGAAATGAGGTCGGCCGGTGATGCGTCCCACGATCAAGACAATAGCAGACGAGGCCGGAACCTCCAAATCCACGGTGGACCGCGCGCTGAAAGGGCAGTCCGGCGTCAAGCCCGAACTGCGCGAGCGCATCCTTCGCATCGCGGAGGAGAGCGGGTACCGCACCAACGCGGCCGGCCGGGCGCTGCGCAGGCAGCGTTCGCCCATGCGGATCGCGGTGGTTTTTCGGTGGCGCGTGTTTGAACAGCAGATTCGCGAGGGGCTGGAAGCGGCGCAGAGCGAATTCTACGATCTGGGCATCCGGTTGGAATTTTACGATATGCACACGGGCGAGTACGAGGAGCAGTACCGCCTATTGCGGCAGCTCGCGGCGAGCGGCGTGCGCGGCGTGGTGCTCAAGCCGGTGCTGCATCCCCGCATCATCGAAGCGGTCAACCTGCTCGAAGCAAAGGGCATACCGGTCATCACGGTCAGCTCGGATTTGCCGCAGTCCAAACGCTTTTGCTTTATTGGACAAAACTACTTTCAGGCGGGCCGCGTGGCGGGCAGCCTGATGCACACGGCGCTGGGCGGGCGCGGAAACGTAACGGTCTTTCAGGAAAGCGCCCAGTACCACGCCTATACCGAACGGCTAAAGGGCTTTCAGAAAGCGCTGGAGCAAAAGGGCGGCTCGGTCGCGGTGCGGCAGGTGGGCTGCATCGGCGAGGGCGACCCGCAGAACTACGGGCAGGCGCTCGCCTATTTCCAAAGCGCGGAAAAAAACGACGGCGTGTTTTGCACGGGCATCAGCTATCCGCAGATCGCGCAGGCGGCGCTTGACAGCGGCCGCGCGCACATCGCCTTGATCGGCTGCGATATTTTTGAGGAGACCATCGAACTGTGCCGTAAGGACGCGGTCGATTTTGTAATCACCCAAAACCCGTTCCGAGAGGGCTATGAAAGCATCAAGGCGCTGTATCAATACCTGCTCAGCGGCGACAGGCCGCCGGAGCCGACGTTTTATACGCCGCTGAACATAGCGAACAAGGAAAGCCTTGAAAATCTGGACCCACAGATGAGAAACCGGATATGATTTTTTTGCGCCCAATATGGGAACGTTCCCGTCTTTTGCGTGTCAATAGTAATCGGCATTCGCCGGACGGGGCTTTTGAAAAGAAAGGGTGATAGACCATGGATAAGAAAACAATGCAGGCGGCGGTATTCGAGGGCGGCGGCGTGATCCGCGTGCGGGAGATACCGATCCCCCGGATCGAGGCGGCGGACGATGTGCTGCTGCGCGTGGAAGCGGCGAGCATCTGCGGCAGCGACCTGCACATTTTGAAGGTGCCGCAGGGACAGCGGGGCGACCCGGGCACGACGATGGGGCATGAATTCGCGGCCACGGTGGCGGCGGTCGGCAGCGGTGTGCAAAACGTTGCGCCGGGCGACCGCGTGGTGGTGGAGCCGAACATCCGCTGCGGCGTGTGTCCCGCATGCAGAAGCGGCCATGAAAACCTGTGCCGCAACGCGCAAAACATCGGCCAGTGGAAAAACGGCGGGTTCGCGGAATACTGCGTGGTACCGGCAAGGCAGCTGCATCCGATCCCGCCGGAGCTGCCCGCCAAACTGGCCGCGCTGGCCGAGCCGCTGGCCTGCGTGCTGAACGGGGTGCGGCGCATCCGTCCGCTGCCGTTCGAGCGCGTGGCGCTGTTTGGCGCGGGGGCGATCGGCCTTATCTTTCTGCGGGTGCTGAAGGTTTGCGGCGTGCGCCATGTGGCGGTATGCGAAACCATGGAGAGCCGCCGCCGGGACGCGGCGCGCTGCGGCGCGGACGCGGTGATCGACCCGGCGAAGGAACCGCTGGCCGAGGCGCTCGGCGCGTGCTGGGGCGAGCCGGCCGATATTGCGATCGACGCGGTCGGCGCGGGGCCCGTGCTCGCGCAGGCGATCGATGGGATGAAATGCGGCGGCCGCATTCTGGTGTTTGGACAGGACGGCACGCAGCGGTCGTCCATCCGCCCGGCGGACATCAACATCAAGGAGCTGACCATTACGGCGACGCTGAGCACGCTGCACAGCTTCCCGCCCGCGATCGAGCTGCTGCAAGACCCGGCGCTCCAGCTCGACCGGCTGATCACGCACGAGCTGCCGCTGGACGAAATAGAAACGGGCATTGCGCTGATGCGCGCGCGCGAGGCGGTCAAAATCGTGCTGTACCCGCGCGGCGCGGACGGACAGAGGAGGGCGTAACATGGAAAAAAAACTGCGTTTTGGCATGGTGGGCGGCGGCAACGGCGGCAACATTGGTAACAGCCACCGCCGCGGCGCCGGAATCGACGGACTGGCGGTGCTTTCCGCCGGGTGCTTTACCCGCGACCCGGAGCGCAACCGCGCGGACGGCGAATTTTGGGGCGTGCCGCCCGACCGGATTTACAGCTCCTACGAGGAGATGGCCGAAGCCGAGGCAAAGCGGCCGGATGGGATCGACTTTGTCAGCATCGTCACGCCCAATAAGACGCACTACGGCGTGACTAAGTGCTTTTTGGAGCATGGCATCAGCGTGGTTTGCGAAAAGCCGTTCACGCTTTGCGTCCGCGAAGCGGAGGAGCTGCGCGATTTGGCCGAGAAAAACGGCCTTGCGGTCTGCGTGCCCTATACCTACGCGCACTATCCCATCATGCGGGAATGCAAACGGCTGATCGAAGCGGGGGAGATCGGCAGGATCACCGATATTGTGGCGGAATACCCGCAGGATTGGATGATTCTAGGGTTAAACAGCGGGGAAAAGAACTTCACGAGCTGGATCGGCGACCCCGCGGTCTCGGGAAACTCCAATGTGACGGCCGGTATGGGCGTGCACCTATACTATTTGATCCGCTCCATGACCGGCCTGCGGCTGGACCGCGTGCTGGCCGATTTCAGCTATTATCCGGAAGGCGCGCCGCTTGAAACAACCGCCCGCGTGCTGCTGCGCTGCGCGGACGGCACGGGCGGGCTGCTGTGGACCTCGAACACGGCGATCGGGCACGATTGTACGATCGAACTCAAGATCATGGGGGACAAGGGCACGGTCGAGTGGTCGCACGACGATCCGACCCACCTGCGGCTGTCCAAGCTGGGGGGAACGGTACAGATCTTGGCCGCGGGGCGCGATTACTTGGGCGCGGACAGCAGGGCGGCTTCCCGCCTGCCCGCCGGTCATCCGGAAGGGTTTTACGAGGCGTTCGCCAACCTGTACCGGGCGTTCTGCCAGCACCTGCTGGATCGGAAAAACGGCGTTTGCGAGTCGGACGACCGCTATTTCTACCCGCGCGCGCAGGACGGCGTGGACGGCGTGCGCTTTGTGCAGGCCTGCGTCGAAAGCTGCCGCGGGGGAAACGTCTGGGTGCGGCTGGACGAGGTGCAATGACGGGGCGGTAGCGAACGGCCCGGCGCGCAGGACGAAAACAAACGATAAAAACCCGGCGCCCCTCTTGGCTTTCGCCAGAAGGGACGCCGGGTTTTCTCGCTATACCGCACTGTCGGCGCTATGGTTCCGGAAAGCAAGCGGCGGCGCGCTACCCGGCGAACGCGGGCGCGCCGGTTTTGACAAATTCCTTGATCGCTAGGCTGTCCGGCAGGTGCATCATGTGGTGGCGGGTGAGGGGCAGCAGAATCAGCCCGGCCACCGTATGCTTGCCCCAGAAAGCCTTGAGCCATATCGAGTTTTTGCACGCCAGCAGGCCGCCCTCGCCGTCAAGCCGATCCAAAGCGGCGGGCGCGGGCTTTCGTTTCAGGTCGTCGGGGGTCAAGCTTTTTAAAAGGGCGCGCGTTTGGCGGCCCACCGCGTCGCGGTACGCGATCAGCGCGCGCTTATCGACCCGCTTGCTGAGATCGATGATCTGCGCGTCCGTCATGGCGTTGCCGGTGTCCTTGACGGCGACGCCCAGCCGGTCCAGCCATGCGTCGTTTAAAACTTGGTCTTGCTCCGCGATCAAAAGATTGCCCACCAGATCTTCGATTCTGGCGATGTGCCACAGATGCCACGCGATGGTCTCATCTTTTTTCGTGGGCATCACGCTGTACGCCTCGTCGGGCAGACCGTCCAATATATCGTCGCAGAACGTGGGGCGGCCGCTGCCGGATACCGTGCCGGTGTGCGTGACCGCGTGTATGGAAAGCGCCAGCTCCATCGCCTCCTCAAAGGCTTTGGAGGATTTGACCAGCCTGCGCAATTTGTCAATTTGGGGTTTGTAGTCGCTCTCTATATCAAACATTTCACGCGTCTCCTTTTTTATAGTCAGTATAACTGCTTTGCGCGCTTTTTTCAATGCGGCATTAAGTTTTGGATTTTACACCCCGGCGGCAAAGCTTTAACCGTTTTGTTGTTGCATCAAAGAGGCGAATCGTCTATAATAAGCACGGACTATCCGGTCGAAAAATGGCGAACAGATATATGGCCGTTTGGGATACGTGTATTGTTTTTGTGAAATTGCGCATATATAGAGACAGCGAAAAAAGGAGACCTCTGATGTTTGGCAGCAACGATAAGCAACCAAAGAAGGGAGCGCACATCGTGCAGAAGCAGGATAAAGCGCCAAAGTCCGCGAAGGGCAAAAGCCGCGCGCCGCTGGCCGCCGCGATAGCGGGCGGCGTGTTTGCGCTGCTCGTTTTGCTGCTGTGCGGGTTCACCTATCTGTACCCGAATGTGTTCCCCGGCGTTACCGTGGGGTCGATCCCCGTGGGCGGCATGAACCGAACCGAGGCGCTGGAAGAGATTGAGGAAAAAAGCGAGCCGCTTTATAAAAACGCCGCGGTATCCGTTACCATTTATGAAAAGACCTATGATATCCCCGTGACCGACGTGCTCGAAGGCATTGACGCGAAGGGCTCGGTGGAGAACGCCATGGCGGTCGGCCGCACGGGCAACCCGTTTGCGCGCATGTGGCAGGTCGTTTCGGCTGTTTTCGGTCAGGGCGAGGCGCAGCTTGCCGCCACGGTGGATGAAGAGGGCCTGCAAAAAACGCTGGCCGATATCGGCGCCGAAGCGCTGACCGACCCGGTCGAGCCCACTTGGGACATCGGCGAGGACACCATGACCATCCACGCGGGCAAGCCCGGCGTGAAGTTCGACAGCGCGGTGGTCGAGAAGGCGCTCGCGGGCAAGATCCGGCTGATGGATTTTGAACCCTACGCGGTCGACACCACGCTGACCGAGACCCCGCAGATCGATCTGGATAAGATCGGCGAGGCCGTGATCGGCGAAGCCGTGAGCGCCACGGTCGATAAGAAGGACGGCAAGACCATTGTGCCCGAAAAGCCCGGCGTGCAATTCGATATGGAAGAGGCAAAAAAGATCGTGGGCGACGGCTCGGCCGAAAGCTATCAAATTCCGATTAAAAAGACCCCGGCCAAGGTCACGGCGGCGGATTTGAAGGAAAAGCTGTTCCGCGATACGCTCGCGCAAACCTCCACCTATCTGGACGAGGGCAACACCCAGCGCACCAACAACGTGCGCCTCGCCTCCAAGGCGATCAACGGCACGATCCTAAACCCCGGCGATGAATTTTCCTACAACGGCGTCGTCGGCGAGCGCACCGAGGCGCGCGGCTACAAGCCCGCGCACGCCTATGTAAACGGACAGATCGTGGATGAATTCGGCGGCGGCGTGTGCCAGCCGTCCTCCACCCTGTATATGGCCGTGCTCCGCGCCGATTTGGCGGTTACGGAGCGCACCAACCACAGCTTCACCGTGGCCTACACGCCGCTGGGCGAGGACGCGACGGTGGACTTTGGCAATCTCGATTTCCGCTTTAAAAACAGCACCGATTATCCGATCAAGATCTTGGCCCAGCAGACGGACGGCC
Protein-coding regions in this window:
- a CDS encoding VanW family protein; this encodes MFGSNDKQPKKGAHIVQKQDKAPKSAKGKSRAPLAAAIAGGVFALLVLLLCGFTYLYPNVFPGVTVGSIPVGGMNRTEALEEIEEKSEPLYKNAAVSVTIYEKTYDIPVTDVLEGIDAKGSVENAMAVGRTGNPFARMWQVVSAVFGQGEAQLAATVDEEGLQKTLADIGAEALTDPVEPTWDIGEDTMTIHAGKPGVKFDSAVVEKALAGKIRLMDFEPYAVDTTLTETPQIDLDKIGEAVIGEAVSATVDKKDGKTIVPEKPGVQFDMEEAKKIVGDGSAESYQIPIKKTPAKVTAADLKEKLFRDTLAQTSTYLDEGNTQRTNNVRLASKAINGTILNPGDEFSYNGVVGERTEARGYKPAHAYVNGQIVDEFGGGVCQPSSTLYMAVLRADLAVTERTNHSFTVAYTPLGEDATVDFGNLDFRFKNSTDYPIKILAQQTDGQMIMTLVGTKVSDKSVKTRTEVLATYAPSTVEKKDNSMTVGQTRLDQSGITGYSTRTYKVVTENGKTTEVLANNSSYQKRDKIVYVGTIQPTPPKTETPKTDTPDPEAPKSEGEGAESGGQAPAEGAGEGDGGEGAQPAA